From a single Micromonospora carbonacea genomic region:
- a CDS encoding ABC transporter permease: MNALSKLIAVEAKLFLREPVSLFFVFALPLGLMLVFGLPQRGASGGDAGQHGELTFLPALALALTIGMLALFTLPMALGIYRERRVLRRLATTPVNPALLLVAQVVVNLVMGVAGAVVTAVGVRFLLDQPAPANVPAFVLAFLLGVACLFAVGLLIAALAPSARAAQSIGPALFFPLLFLAGAWLPRDQMPAVLARIGDYSPLGATVDTLAAAWAGDSPAWPQLLALAVTAVVGSVLATRFFRWE; the protein is encoded by the coding sequence GTGAACGCCCTGTCCAAGCTCATCGCCGTCGAGGCGAAGCTGTTCCTGCGCGAGCCGGTGTCGCTGTTCTTCGTCTTCGCCCTGCCGCTCGGCCTCATGCTGGTCTTCGGGCTGCCGCAGCGCGGGGCCTCCGGCGGGGACGCCGGGCAGCACGGCGAGCTGACCTTCCTGCCGGCCCTCGCGCTGGCCCTTACCATCGGCATGCTCGCCCTGTTCACCCTGCCGATGGCGCTGGGCATCTACCGGGAGCGGCGGGTGCTGCGCCGCCTGGCCACCACCCCGGTCAACCCGGCCCTGCTGCTCGTGGCGCAGGTGGTGGTCAACCTGGTGATGGGTGTGGCCGGCGCGGTGGTCACCGCGGTCGGCGTACGCTTCCTGCTGGACCAGCCGGCGCCGGCCAACGTGCCCGCCTTCGTGTTGGCGTTCCTGCTCGGCGTGGCCTGCCTCTTCGCCGTGGGCCTGCTCATCGCGGCGCTCGCCCCGTCGGCGCGGGCGGCCCAGTCGATCGGGCCGGCGCTGTTCTTCCCGCTGCTCTTCCTCGCCGGCGCCTGGCTGCCGCGCGACCAGATGCCGGCGGTGCTGGCCCGCATCGGCGACTACTCGCCGCTCGGGGCCACCGTGGACACGCTCGCGGCGGCCTGGGCCGGCGACAGCCCGGCGTGGCCGCAGCTGCTCGCCCTGGCGGTCACCGCCGTCGTCGGCAGTGTCCTGGCCACCCGCTTCTTCCGCTGGGAGTGA
- a CDS encoding ABC transporter ATP-binding protein, translated as MPVIEVEHLHKRYGDKIAVDDVSFTVDQGEIFGVLGPNGAGKTTTVECVQGLRRADGGTVRVLGLDPVRDRTEVRQRVGAQLQESQLPDKLRVREALDLYRSFYRNRADIDGLLDDLGLAAQRDTAFHKLSGGQKQRLSVALALVGRPEIAILDELTTGLDPQGRRDTWDLVERIRDRGVTVVLVTHFMEEAERLCDRLAIIDTGRVVAIDTPAGLLSRVGTEHRVHFRPLDPVDDALLAALPEVTGVRRTGDEVTVTGPEQVLQTVLSALAERQVRYAGLRVEQPTLDDAFVSLTGRAARATTPPSTDERSS; from the coding sequence ATGCCGGTCATCGAGGTCGAGCACCTGCACAAGCGGTACGGCGACAAGATCGCCGTCGACGACGTCTCCTTCACCGTCGACCAGGGCGAGATCTTCGGCGTGCTCGGCCCCAACGGGGCGGGCAAGACCACCACGGTCGAGTGCGTGCAGGGGCTGCGCCGCGCCGACGGCGGCACCGTCCGCGTCCTCGGGCTCGACCCGGTCCGCGACCGCACCGAGGTGCGCCAGCGCGTCGGCGCCCAGTTGCAGGAGAGCCAGCTGCCCGACAAGCTGCGCGTACGCGAGGCGCTCGACCTCTACCGGTCCTTCTACCGCAACCGGGCCGACATCGACGGGCTGCTCGACGACCTCGGCCTGGCCGCCCAGCGCGACACCGCCTTCCACAAGCTGTCCGGCGGGCAGAAGCAGCGGCTGTCGGTGGCCCTCGCGCTGGTCGGCCGCCCCGAGATCGCCATCCTCGACGAGCTGACCACCGGGCTCGACCCGCAGGGCCGGCGGGACACCTGGGACCTGGTCGAGCGCATCCGCGACCGGGGCGTGACGGTCGTGCTGGTCACGCACTTCATGGAGGAGGCCGAGCGGCTCTGCGACCGGCTGGCCATCATCGACACCGGCCGGGTCGTGGCGATCGACACCCCCGCCGGCCTGCTCTCCCGGGTGGGCACCGAGCACCGGGTGCACTTCCGCCCGCTCGACCCGGTGGACGACGCCCTGCTCGCCGCGCTGCCCGAGGTGACCGGGGTGCGCCGCACCGGCGACGAGGTCACCGTCACCGGCCCGGAGCAGGTCCTCCAGACGGTGCTGTCGGCCCTGGCCGAGCGGCAGGTCCGCTACGCCGGCCTGCGCGTCGAGCAGCCCACCCTGGACGACGCCTTCGTCTCGCTGACCGGCCGCGCCGCCCGGGCCACCACCCCGCCGTCGACCGACGAGAGGTCCTCGTGA
- a CDS encoding AMP-binding protein produces the protein MTLLPALRASGADRPDAVRVAGRTLSSEALLGCVDAVADRIRGAAAVAVDATPSLETVVAMVGAVQAGVPLVPLPPRADGRERGRILRESGATVLLGGDPSDAPTRAVGAGLATVPVDLSGRSSAPQPEPPPDADAVILYTGGASGPPRGVRVSRRAIAADLDLLADAWRWSGEDVLVQGAPLFRAYGLVVGLLGALRVGSRFVHLDRDAAAGPVGTMYLAVPCQWARISRDRPWARSLSGARILVSADAPLAPAVTERLRLLTSHSLIQGYGTTETLIAVTGRADAPCPADVAGTPLPGVQTRVLDRDDRPVPADGESVGELSIRGPTLSSGYVDGRGRCADPAGWHATGDLATVAADGSHRILGRRRTDVVHGRARRVHAGQVEEVLLSYPGVRDAAVVGTPHAAQGEQVTAYVVAAEGLTAQALIDHVGRHLSAGQRPRRVHFVDELPRSAQGRIRKSLLIAAG, from the coding sequence ATGACACTGCTGCCGGCGTTACGCGCCTCCGGCGCGGACCGCCCCGACGCCGTCCGGGTGGCCGGGCGGACGCTCTCCAGCGAAGCCCTGCTCGGCTGTGTCGACGCGGTCGCCGACCGGATCCGGGGCGCCGCCGCCGTCGCGGTCGACGCCACCCCCAGCCTGGAGACGGTCGTCGCCATGGTCGGCGCGGTCCAGGCCGGCGTGCCGCTGGTGCCCCTGCCGCCCCGGGCCGACGGTCGGGAGCGCGGCCGCATCCTGCGGGAGTCCGGCGCGACCGTGCTCCTTGGCGGCGACCCGTCCGACGCCCCCACCCGGGCCGTCGGCGCCGGGCTGGCCACCGTCCCCGTCGACCTGAGCGGACGCTCCTCGGCCCCCCAGCCGGAGCCGCCCCCCGACGCCGACGCGGTGATCCTCTACACCGGCGGCGCGAGCGGGCCACCGCGGGGCGTCCGGGTCTCCCGCCGGGCCATCGCGGCGGACCTGGACCTGCTGGCCGACGCGTGGCGGTGGAGCGGCGAGGACGTCCTCGTCCAGGGCGCCCCGCTGTTCCGGGCGTACGGACTGGTGGTGGGCCTGCTCGGCGCGCTGCGCGTGGGCAGCCGCTTCGTCCACCTCGACCGGGACGCCGCCGCCGGCCCGGTCGGCACCATGTACCTGGCCGTCCCCTGCCAGTGGGCGCGCATCTCGCGGGACCGCCCCTGGGCCCGGTCGCTGTCCGGGGCGCGGATCCTGGTCTCCGCCGACGCCCCGCTGGCCCCCGCCGTGACCGAACGGCTCCGCCTGCTCACCTCGCACTCCCTCATCCAGGGGTACGGCACCACCGAGACCCTGATCGCGGTGACCGGGCGGGCCGACGCGCCCTGCCCCGCCGACGTCGCCGGGACGCCCCTGCCCGGCGTGCAGACCCGCGTCCTCGACCGCGACGACCGGCCGGTGCCGGCCGACGGCGAGTCCGTCGGCGAGCTGAGCATCCGGGGCCCGACGCTGTCCAGCGGCTACGTGGACGGGCGCGGGCGGTGCGCCGACCCGGCCGGCTGGCACGCCACCGGCGACCTCGCCACCGTCGCGGCCGACGGCTCGCACCGGATCCTCGGGCGGCGACGGACGGACGTGGTGCACGGGCGCGCCCGGCGGGTCCACGCCGGGCAGGTCGAGGAGGTGCTCCTCAGCTATCCCGGGGTCCGGGACGCCGCCGTGGTCGGCACCCCGCACGCGGCGCAGGGCGAGCAGGTCACCGCGTACGTGGTCGCCGCCGAGGGGCTCACCGCCCAGGCGCTCATCGACCACGTGGGCCGCCACCTGTCGGCCGGGCAGCGGCCCCGTCGGGTGCACTTCGTCGACGAGCTGCCGCGCAGCGCGCAGGGCCGGATCAGGAAGTCGCTGCTGATCGCGGCCGGCTGA
- the recD2 gene encoding SF1B family DNA helicase RecD2, which produces MSATPPAPAAARAAAPPAGPATPARGAVLEAVLERVTYVNEETGYTIARVATDRSGDDLLTVVGALPGAQPGERLRLVGRWGSHPKYGRQFEVHQCTTVLPATVQGIERYLGSGLIKGIGPKMAARIVAAFGVDTLRVIEEEPGRLIEVHGLGRKRTAAIGAAWQEQKAIKEVMVFLQGVGVSTSHAVRIFKQYGDESIAVVRDDPYRLAADVWGIGFRTADNIAKAVGIPHDSPQRVRAGIRYTLSEAADGGHCYLPEPNLVADAAAILEVPADLVAAGLADLVATEDGVVGEAVPNPSSEGAVIPAVYLVPFHRAESALAASLVRLLTDRADRMPAFAGVDWGRALAWLKARTGAELAPEQEQAVRLALTSKVAVLTGGPGCGKSFTVRSIIELAAAKKAKIVLAAPTGRAAKRLTELTGHPATTVHRLLQLRPGGDATFDRDNPVDADLMVVDEASMLDLILANKLVKAVPPGAHLLLVGDVDQLPSVGAGEVLRDVLAAGTVPRVRLTRIFRQAQESGVVVNAHRINAGQAPVFGEHPDFFLFPSDEPEVTAEQVVDIVTRRIPRRFGLRPRDVQVLTPMLRGPAGAGNLNTLLQQAIAPHREDAPERRHGGRVFRVGDKVIQVRNNYDKGAAGVFNGTVGVVTALDPDEQTLTVRTDEDEDIGYEFHELDELQHAYAITVHRSQGSEYPAVVVPVTMGAYTMLQRNLLYTAVTRARKLVVLAGSRRALAIAVRTAGTGRRHTALTHRLAPDRP; this is translated from the coding sequence ATGTCCGCCACCCCACCCGCGCCGGCCGCCGCCCGCGCCGCCGCGCCCCCGGCCGGCCCCGCCACCCCCGCACGCGGCGCCGTGCTCGAAGCGGTGCTGGAACGCGTCACGTACGTCAACGAGGAGACCGGGTACACCATCGCCCGGGTCGCCACCGACCGCTCCGGCGACGACCTGCTCACCGTGGTCGGCGCCCTGCCCGGCGCGCAGCCCGGCGAACGGCTGCGGCTGGTCGGCCGGTGGGGCTCGCACCCGAAGTACGGGCGGCAGTTCGAGGTGCACCAGTGCACCACCGTCCTGCCGGCGACCGTGCAGGGCATCGAGCGCTACCTGGGGTCGGGCCTGATCAAGGGCATCGGCCCGAAGATGGCGGCCCGGATCGTGGCCGCCTTCGGCGTGGACACGCTGCGCGTCATCGAGGAGGAGCCCGGCCGGCTGATCGAGGTCCACGGCCTCGGCCGCAAGCGCACCGCCGCAATCGGCGCGGCCTGGCAGGAGCAGAAGGCCATCAAGGAGGTCATGGTCTTCCTCCAGGGCGTCGGCGTCTCCACCTCGCACGCCGTGCGCATCTTCAAGCAGTACGGCGACGAGTCCATCGCCGTGGTGCGCGACGACCCCTACCGGCTCGCCGCCGACGTGTGGGGCATCGGGTTCCGCACCGCCGACAACATCGCCAAGGCGGTGGGCATCCCCCACGACAGCCCCCAGCGGGTCCGCGCCGGCATCCGGTACACGCTCTCCGAGGCCGCCGACGGCGGGCACTGCTACCTGCCCGAGCCGAACCTGGTCGCCGACGCCGCGGCGATCCTGGAGGTCCCGGCGGACCTGGTCGCCGCCGGCCTGGCCGACCTCGTGGCGACCGAGGACGGCGTGGTCGGCGAGGCGGTGCCGAACCCGAGCAGCGAGGGCGCGGTCATCCCGGCCGTCTACCTGGTGCCGTTCCACCGGGCCGAGTCGGCCCTCGCGGCGAGCCTGGTCCGGCTGCTGACCGACCGGGCGGACCGGATGCCGGCCTTCGCGGGCGTGGACTGGGGCCGGGCCCTGGCCTGGCTCAAGGCCCGCACCGGGGCAGAGCTGGCCCCCGAGCAGGAGCAGGCCGTACGGCTGGCGCTGACCTCGAAGGTCGCCGTGCTGACCGGCGGCCCCGGCTGCGGCAAGTCGTTCACCGTCCGGTCGATCATCGAGCTGGCGGCGGCGAAGAAGGCGAAGATCGTGCTGGCCGCGCCGACCGGCCGGGCGGCGAAGCGGCTCACCGAGCTGACCGGCCACCCGGCGACCACCGTGCACCGGCTGCTCCAGTTGCGCCCCGGCGGAGACGCCACCTTCGACCGGGACAACCCGGTCGACGCCGACCTGATGGTGGTCGACGAGGCGTCCATGCTCGACCTGATCCTCGCCAACAAGCTGGTCAAGGCGGTGCCGCCCGGCGCACACCTGCTGCTGGTCGGCGACGTCGACCAGTTGCCGTCGGTCGGCGCGGGTGAGGTGCTGCGCGACGTGCTCGCCGCCGGGACGGTGCCCCGGGTGCGGCTGACCCGCATCTTCCGGCAGGCCCAGGAGTCGGGCGTGGTGGTCAACGCCCACCGGATCAACGCCGGTCAGGCCCCGGTGTTCGGCGAGCACCCCGACTTCTTCCTCTTCCCCAGCGACGAGCCGGAGGTCACCGCCGAGCAGGTGGTCGACATCGTGACCCGACGGATCCCGCGCCGGTTCGGGCTGCGCCCCCGCGACGTGCAGGTGCTCACCCCGATGCTGCGCGGGCCGGCCGGCGCCGGGAACCTGAACACCCTGCTCCAGCAGGCGATCGCCCCGCACCGCGAGGACGCGCCGGAGCGGCGGCACGGCGGGCGGGTCTTCCGGGTCGGCGACAAGGTCATCCAGGTCCGCAACAACTACGACAAGGGCGCGGCCGGGGTGTTCAACGGCACCGTCGGCGTGGTCACGGCCCTGGACCCCGACGAGCAGACCCTGACCGTGCGCACCGACGAGGACGAGGACATCGGGTACGAGTTCCACGAGCTCGACGAGCTCCAGCACGCGTACGCGATCACGGTGCACCGGTCGCAGGGCAGCGAGTATCCGGCGGTGGTGGTGCCGGTGACCATGGGGGCGTACACGATGTTGCAGCGCAACCTGCTCTACACCGCCGTCACCCGGGCCCGGAAGCTGGTGGTGCTGGCCGGTTCGCGCAGGGCGCTGGCCATCGCGGTGCGGACGGCCGGCACCGGTCGCCGGCACACGGCGCTGACCCACCGGCTCGCGCCCGACCGGCCCTGA
- a CDS encoding glycosyltransferase family 8 protein, translated as MELTLTFDAAYAAHAAVVMSTVAESNPGQAVRYWLIAADDVSPSARAALGRAAGPDATVEYLRVDTSVVNLPKGSDPVMAYLSPAMYLRLLVPAALPDEVRRVLYLDCDTMCTNSLAPLFDVDLGGVPLGAVRDPFNRRLLDMGGIPGLADYRDLDPWASYFNSGVLLIDVHRWRECEVTEKALAYLTRHAHESRYPDQDALNYAVYDNWLRLPRQWNDLMAWRLEPEFGGKLSDSAVLHPAGPIKPWQPGFPKGARRDLYWRHRRRNGGLVAARR; from the coding sequence GTGGAACTCACATTGACCTTCGACGCCGCGTATGCGGCCCACGCGGCGGTCGTCATGTCGACCGTCGCCGAGTCGAACCCGGGCCAGGCGGTCCGCTACTGGCTCATCGCGGCCGACGACGTCAGCCCCTCGGCCCGCGCCGCCCTCGGCCGGGCGGCCGGGCCCGACGCCACCGTGGAGTACCTGCGGGTGGACACGTCCGTGGTGAACCTGCCGAAGGGCAGCGACCCCGTGATGGCCTACCTGTCCCCGGCGATGTACCTGCGCCTGCTGGTCCCGGCCGCGCTTCCCGACGAGGTGCGGCGGGTCCTCTACCTCGACTGCGACACGATGTGCACGAACAGCCTGGCCCCGCTGTTCGACGTGGACCTGGGCGGCGTCCCGCTGGGCGCGGTCCGGGACCCGTTCAACCGGCGGCTGCTCGACATGGGCGGAATCCCCGGCCTCGCCGATTACCGCGACCTGGACCCGTGGGCCTCCTACTTCAACTCGGGGGTGCTGCTGATCGACGTGCACCGGTGGCGGGAGTGCGAGGTCACCGAGAAGGCGCTGGCGTACCTCACCCGGCACGCCCACGAGTCGCGGTATCCGGACCAGGACGCCCTCAACTACGCCGTGTACGACAACTGGCTGCGGCTGCCCCGGCAGTGGAACGACCTGATGGCCTGGCGGCTGGAGCCCGAGTTCGGCGGGAAGCTCTCCGACTCGGCGGTGCTCCACCCGGCCGGACCGATCAAGCCGTGGCAGCCCGGCTTCCCGAAGGGGGCCCGGCGCGACCTGTACTGGCGGCACCGCCGCCGCAACGGCGGGCTGGTCGCCGCCCGCCGCTGA
- a CDS encoding 4'-phosphopantetheinyl transferase family protein, whose translation MIEQILPAAAVVAEAFTDPAGLTLFPEEERLVANAVDKRRREFTTVRHCARRALGELGIAETPIVSGARGAPVWPAGVVGSMTHCEGYRAAVVGRATALATLGVDAEPHAPLPEGVLDAIALPAERARTAALAAAHPTVCWDRLLFSAKESVYKAWFPLTGRWLDFAEADIAVDAGGTFVARLLVPGPVLGGVPATAFHGRFLVERGLVLTAIGIPAAAG comes from the coding sequence GTGATCGAGCAGATCCTGCCTGCGGCCGCGGTGGTGGCCGAGGCCTTCACCGACCCCGCCGGCCTGACCCTGTTCCCCGAGGAGGAGCGGCTCGTCGCCAACGCCGTCGACAAGCGCCGCCGGGAGTTCACCACCGTGCGGCACTGCGCCCGCCGCGCGCTGGGCGAGCTGGGCATCGCCGAGACGCCGATCGTCTCCGGCGCGCGCGGCGCCCCCGTCTGGCCCGCCGGGGTGGTCGGCAGCATGACGCACTGCGAGGGCTACCGGGCGGCCGTCGTCGGCCGGGCCACGGCGCTGGCCACCCTCGGTGTCGACGCCGAGCCGCACGCGCCGCTGCCCGAGGGGGTGCTCGACGCGATCGCGCTGCCGGCCGAGCGGGCCCGCACCGCCGCGCTGGCCGCCGCCCACCCCACGGTCTGCTGGGACCGCCTGCTGTTCAGCGCCAAGGAGTCGGTCTACAAGGCGTGGTTCCCGCTGACCGGCCGGTGGCTGGACTTCGCCGAGGCGGACATCGCCGTCGACGCCGGCGGGACGTTCGTCGCGCGCCTGCTGGTGCCCGGCCCGGTCCTCGGCGGCGTCCCGGCGACCGCCTTCCATGGCCGGTTCCTGGTCGAGCGGGGCCTGGTGCTCACCGCCATCGGCATCCCCGCGGCCGCCGGCTGA
- a CDS encoding HAD-IA family hydrolase, whose translation MTPVAGAAERGPGGVRAVVLDLDGVLADSLAVAREAFALAYAEVVGGGVAPVDEYCRHPGRYLPDVLRLMGLPAAMADPFVRESNRLAHLVTPVDGAAGVLGALRGRGIGLAVATGRSGVRARDLLGRLDLLRLVDHVVGSDEVARPKPAPDIVRRALELLGVAPADALMVGDAPSDLASARAAGVRAVAALWGESDPATLLAAGPDVVLAGLGELLPLCDPRPAPDASPAARPATGGDGLAAPGVGPGGVDGHAG comes from the coding sequence GTGACGCCGGTGGCGGGTGCGGCGGAGCGCGGGCCCGGGGGAGTCCGGGCGGTGGTCCTGGACCTCGACGGCGTGCTGGCCGACAGCCTGGCCGTGGCCCGCGAGGCGTTCGCCCTCGCGTACGCCGAGGTGGTCGGCGGCGGCGTCGCGCCCGTCGACGAATACTGCCGCCACCCGGGCCGCTACCTGCCCGACGTGCTGCGGCTGATGGGCCTGCCGGCGGCGATGGCCGACCCGTTCGTGCGGGAGAGCAACCGGCTGGCCCACCTCGTCACGCCGGTGGACGGGGCGGCCGGGGTGCTCGGCGCGCTGCGCGGGCGCGGGATCGGGCTGGCCGTGGCGACCGGCCGCAGCGGGGTGCGTGCCCGCGACCTGCTGGGCCGGCTGGACCTGCTGCGCCTGGTCGACCACGTCGTCGGCTCCGACGAGGTGGCCCGCCCGAAGCCGGCGCCGGACATCGTGCGCCGGGCGCTGGAGCTGCTCGGTGTCGCGCCCGCCGACGCGCTGATGGTCGGCGACGCGCCCAGCGACCTGGCCAGCGCCCGCGCGGCGGGGGTCCGCGCCGTCGCGGCGCTGTGGGGGGAGTCCGACCCGGCGACCCTGCTCGCCGCCGGCCCGGACGTCGTCCTGGCCGGGCTGGGGGAGCTGCTGCCGCTCTGCGACCCGCGCCCCGCCCCCGACGCGTCGCCGGCCGCCCGGCCGGCGACCGGCGGCGACGGGCTCGCGGCCCCGGGCGTCGGACCGGGCGGGGTCGACGGACACGCCGGGTGA
- a CDS encoding DUF5988 family protein, producing the protein MTVSESAPTVRTANPIVNDDDRIAWSVPAMTLSGEAAGIIDVVLEGGPANLPTELRSHRVSPVEHKIKVRHYGGYEHFERDSGGGEAPVVFRWTGRTRIAE; encoded by the coding sequence ATGACAGTTTCCGAATCCGCCCCCACTGTCCGGACGGCGAACCCCATCGTCAACGATGACGACCGGATCGCCTGGTCGGTGCCGGCCATGACCCTCAGCGGCGAGGCTGCCGGCATCATCGACGTCGTGCTCGAGGGCGGGCCCGCCAACCTGCCGACCGAGCTGCGCAGCCACCGGGTCTCCCCGGTGGAACACAAGATCAAGGTACGCCACTACGGGGGCTACGAGCACTTCGAGCGGGACTCCGGTGGCGGCGAGGCGCCGGTCGTCTTCCGCTGGACCGGCCGCACCCGGATCGCCGAGTAG
- a CDS encoding 2'-5' RNA ligase family protein gives MVAALELYLDTDATRRIRVLWDALESEGVQSMRSLLERRHRPHVSLAVAPRLDPDRVADALAGTTVAAPLRLSFRHAGQFVGRVLWLGPSPTAGLLAHQALVHDRLAAAGIAVAEHYRPGRWVPHCTLSMRVPNALMAAAVRRCLEVLPLEATVVGAAVTDHARDICRPLP, from the coding sequence GTGGTCGCCGCGCTGGAGCTGTATCTCGACACCGACGCGACCCGGCGGATCCGGGTCCTGTGGGACGCGTTGGAGTCCGAGGGCGTGCAGAGCATGCGCAGCCTGCTGGAGCGGCGGCACCGCCCGCACGTGTCGCTCGCGGTGGCCCCGCGGCTGGACCCGGACCGGGTGGCCGACGCCCTGGCCGGCACGACGGTGGCGGCCCCGCTGCGGCTGTCGTTCCGGCACGCCGGGCAGTTCGTCGGCCGGGTGCTCTGGCTGGGCCCGTCGCCCACGGCCGGCCTGCTGGCCCACCAGGCGCTCGTGCACGACCGGCTGGCCGCCGCCGGGATCGCGGTGGCCGAGCACTACCGGCCGGGGCGCTGGGTGCCGCACTGCACGCTGTCGATGCGCGTGCCCAACGCGCTGATGGCGGCCGCGGTGCGGCGCTGCCTGGAGGTGCTGCCGCTGGAGGCGACGGTGGTCGGCGCGGCGGTGACCGACCACGCCCGGGACATCTGCCGGCCGCTGCCCTGA
- a CDS encoding acyl-CoA synthetase, translated as MPLLSWLSESADDRPGAVRVDDRAVSWVELRRLATAVADDLGGVDRVAVEATPTLETVVGVVGALLAGAAVVPVPPDAGPLERDHILRDSGATALLAPAGGDRPAGDGGPPVIPVDLARRSDTVHPEPDPAATALILYTSGTTGAPKGAVIGRRAVAACLDGLADAWAWTPEDLLVHGLPLFHVHGLVLGVLGPLRLGSRLHHVGRPRPERYAAAGGTVYFGVPTVWSRIAADPDSARALRPARLLVSGSAALPAAVFADLAALTGHETVERYGMTETLITVSARADGPRRPGTVGVPLPGVRTRLADEHGAALPADGEAMGELQVAGPTLFDGYLGRPDADAATRTPDGWFRTGDVATIGPDGWHRIVGRAATDLIKSGGYRIGAGEVEDALLAHPGVREAAVVGTPHPDLGQQVTAYVVGDGVDGPELIDFVARQLSAHKRPREVRLVDALPRNALGKVQKTRLAAD; from the coding sequence ATGCCGCTGCTGAGCTGGCTGTCCGAGTCGGCCGACGACCGTCCGGGCGCGGTCCGGGTCGACGACCGGGCCGTGTCCTGGGTGGAGCTGCGCCGGCTCGCCACGGCGGTCGCCGACGACCTGGGCGGGGTGGACCGGGTGGCCGTCGAGGCGACGCCCACCCTGGAGACGGTGGTCGGGGTGGTCGGCGCGCTGCTGGCCGGCGCGGCGGTCGTGCCGGTGCCGCCGGACGCCGGGCCGCTGGAGCGGGACCACATCCTGCGCGACTCCGGCGCGACGGCGCTGCTCGCCCCGGCCGGCGGCGACCGGCCGGCCGGCGACGGGGGCCCGCCGGTGATCCCCGTCGACCTGGCGCGGCGGTCGGACACCGTCCACCCCGAGCCGGACCCGGCCGCCACCGCGCTGATCCTCTACACCAGCGGCACGACCGGTGCGCCGAAGGGCGCGGTGATCGGCCGGCGGGCGGTCGCCGCCTGCCTGGACGGGCTCGCCGACGCCTGGGCGTGGACGCCCGAGGACCTGCTGGTGCACGGGCTGCCGCTGTTCCACGTGCACGGCCTCGTGCTGGGGGTGCTGGGGCCGCTGCGGCTGGGCAGCCGGCTGCACCACGTGGGCCGGCCGCGCCCCGAGCGGTACGCGGCGGCCGGCGGCACGGTCTACTTCGGCGTACCCACGGTGTGGTCCCGGATCGCGGCGGACCCGGACTCGGCGCGGGCGCTGCGCCCGGCGCGGCTGCTCGTCTCGGGCAGCGCGGCCCTGCCGGCGGCGGTCTTCGCGGACCTGGCCGCGCTCACCGGCCACGAGACCGTCGAGCGGTACGGGATGACCGAGACCCTGATCACGGTGAGCGCGCGGGCGGACGGGCCGCGCCGGCCGGGGACGGTCGGCGTGCCGCTGCCCGGGGTGCGGACCCGGCTGGCCGACGAGCACGGCGCGGCGCTGCCCGCCGACGGCGAGGCGATGGGCGAGCTCCAGGTCGCCGGCCCGACCCTCTTCGACGGCTACCTCGGCCGGCCGGACGCCGACGCGGCGACCCGCACCCCGGACGGCTGGTTCCGCACCGGCGACGTCGCCACGATCGGCCCCGACGGGTGGCACCGGATCGTCGGCCGCGCCGCCACGGATCTGATCAAGAGCGGCGGGTACCGGATCGGGGCCGGCGAGGTGGAGGACGCCCTGCTGGCCCACCCGGGCGTCCGGGAGGCCGCCGTGGTCGGCACCCCGCACCCGGACCTCGGCCAGCAGGTCACCGCGTACGTGGTGGGCGACGGGGTGGACGGCCCGGAGCTGATCGACTTCGTGGCCCGCCAGTTGTCGGCGCACAAGCGGCCCCGCGAGGTGCGGCTGGTCGACGCGCTGCCCCGCAACGCCCTGGGCAAGGTGCAGAAGACCAGGCTGGCGGCGGACTGA
- a CDS encoding cold-shock protein translates to MLTGRVVRFDEVRGYGFIAPDGGGDDVFVHANTVDGDKWALGPGVPVEYEAVENERGPKALTVRVLGPAVAGERAAPLRTVAPSTGRGHESGEGGIEDEEGLCDVLSERSFVTETTEALLVSVPDLTGAQIVAVRARMLALARRHGWVEG, encoded by the coding sequence ATGCTGACTGGCAGGGTGGTCCGGTTCGACGAGGTGCGGGGTTACGGCTTCATCGCTCCGGACGGCGGCGGGGACGACGTGTTCGTGCACGCCAACACGGTCGACGGCGACAAGTGGGCGCTGGGGCCCGGCGTCCCGGTGGAATACGAGGCGGTGGAGAACGAGCGCGGCCCGAAGGCGCTGACGGTGCGCGTGCTCGGGCCCGCCGTGGCCGGCGAGCGCGCCGCGCCGCTGCGGACGGTCGCGCCGTCGACGGGGCGCGGCCACGAGTCGGGCGAGGGCGGGATCGAGGACGAGGAGGGGCTCTGCGACGTGCTCTCCGAGCGGTCCTTCGTCACCGAGACCACCGAGGCGCTGCTGGTCTCCGTGCCGGACCTGACCGGGGCGCAGATCGTGGCGGTGCGCGCCCGGATGCTGGCGCTGGCGCGGCGGCACGGCTGGGTCGAGGGCTGA